The following is a genomic window from uncultured Propionivibrio sp..
AGGGCCGTCTGAGTTCGCGCGGCATCCGTGTAGATTTCGATTGCGTCGCCCTCGGCATTGGCCGGGTAGAGACCAAAAACGGCATTGGCGGTCAGCCAGCGCTCGGCGATGATCTGTCGCAGCATTTCCTGGCCGTCGGCATAGACGGCGCGGGCGGCTTCGCCAACAACGGCGTCATCGAGAATGCGCGGGAACGCGCCGGCCAGATCCCATGTCTGGAAGAACGGACCCCAGTCGATGTGGCGCGCAAGCGTCGCCAGGTCGATGTTGCGCAAAACATGCCGGCCGGGTTCGGCGGGGGCGATCGGACGATAGCGTGCGTCTTCGTTCCAGGCGAAACGATTGGCGCGTGCATCGGCGAGTGCGACCAGCGTCGCCCCCTTTTTTGCGCCGTGTTGCTCGCGCACGCGTGCGTAATCGTCGGCGATTTCGCGGCGGTAGTCGGCCGACTGCTCTTCCGAGAGCAGGCGGGTGACGACGCCGACCGCCCGCGAAGCGTCGGGAACGTAAATGACGGTGCCATCGTAGCTGGGGGCGATCTTGATTGCCGTGTGGGCGCGGCTGGTCGTTGCGCCGCCGATGAGCAGCGGTACCTCGAAGCCCTGACGCTGCATTTCGGCGGCGACGTGCGCCATTTCTTCGAGCGACGGCGTGATCAGGCCGGAGAGACCGATCGCCTGGGCGCCATGTTCGCGCGCGGCGTTGAGGATCTTGTCGCAAGGGACCATGACGCCGATATCGATGACTTCGTAGCCGTTGCAACCGAGCACGACGCCGACGATGTTCTTGCCGATGTCATGGACGTCGCCCTTGACCGTGGCGAGGACGATGCGCCCCTTGCTGGCGGCGCCGCTGCGTCGCTTTTCTTCCTCGATGAAGGGGACGAGGTGGGCGACGGCCTGCTTCATGACGCGCGCCGACTTGACGACTTGCGGCAGGAACATCTTGCCGGCACCGAACAGGTCGCCGACGACGTTCATCCCGGCCATCAACGGTCCTTCGATAACGCCGAGCGGCGGACGGCCTTGTGCGGCCAGCGCGGCGCGGCACTCTTCGGTGTCGGCGACGACGAAATCGGTAATACCCTTGACCAGCGCGTGTTCGAGTCGCTTCTCGACGGGTTGGTTGCGCCAGGCGAGGTCGACGCCGCTTTCCTTGGCCTTGCCTTCCTTGACCGTCTGCGCGAATTCGACGAGTTTCTCGCCGGCATCGGGCGCGCTGTTGAGCACCACCGCTTCGACTCGGGCACGCAGTTCAGGGTCGAGATCGTCATAGACGCCGAGCATGCCGGCGTTGACGATGCCCATCGACAGACCGGCGCGAACGGCATGATAGAGGAATACCGTGTGGATCGCCTCGCGGACCGCGTCGTTGCCGCGGAAGCTGAACGAGACATTGGAGACACCGCCGGAAATCTGGGCATGCGGAAGGTTGGCGCGGATCCAGCGGCAGGCTTCGATGAAGTCGACGGCGTAATTGTTGTGCTCTTCGATACCGGTGGCGATGGCGAAGATGTTCGGGTCGAAGATGATGTCTTCGGCCGGGAAACCGATCGAGGTCAGCAAGGTATAGGCGCGCTGGCAGATTTCGATCTTGCGTGCGTAGGTGTCTGCCTGTCCCTTCTCGTCGAAAGCCATGACGACGACGGCGGCGCCGTAACGCAAAGCGAGGCGGGCGTGTTCAATGAAGCTCGCTTCACCCTCCTTCATCGAGATCGAATTGACGATGCCTTTGCCCTGGATGCAGCGCAGGCCCGCCTCGATGACCTCCCACTTCGACGAGTCGATCATCACCGGGACGCGCGAAATATCGGGCTCGGAAGCGATCAGCTTGAGGAATCGCTCCATCGCCGCGCGCGAATCGAGCATGGCCTCGTCCATGTTGATATCGATGACCTGGGCGCCGTTTTCCACCTGCTGCCGGGCCACCGCCAGCGCGTCGTCGAAGCGCCCTTCAAGGATCATGCGCGCGAAGGCGCGCGAACCGGTCACGTTGGTGCGTTCGCCGACGTTGACGAAGAGCGAGTCCGTGCCGACGTTGAAGGGTTCGAGGCCCGACAGGCGGAGCTTCTTCTCGATAACCGGTGTAGGCCGCGGAGCGAGTCCGGCGACCTTGCGCGCGATCGCGGCGATATGGTCTGGCGAGGTGCCGCAGCAGCCACCGACGATGTTGACGAAGCCATGGCGTGCCCAGTCAGCGATTTCATCGGCAAGCATGTCCGGCGTCTCGTCGTAGCCGCCGAACGCGTTCGGCAGTCCGGCATTGGGGTGCGCCGACACATGGCAGTCGCATACCCGCGCAAGTTCTTCGACATACTGGCGCAATTCCTTTGCGCCAAGCGCGCAGTTGAGGCCGAAGGAAAGCGGGCGGATGTGGCGCAGCGAATTCCAGAAGGCCTCGGCAGTCTGTCCCGACAGGGTGCGGCCGGAGGCGTCGGTGATTGTCCCCGAGATCATGACCGGCCAGCGGCGGCCGACCGTGTCGAAGAACTGCTCGATGGCGAACAGCGCCGCCTTGGCATTGAGCGTGTCGAAGACGGTCTCGACCA
Proteins encoded in this region:
- the metH gene encoding methionine synthase, whose amino-acid sequence is MQPDRTAELTSLLQDRLLILDGAMGTMIQRRQLQEADYRGSRFADHPSDLKGNNDLLLLTRPDVIRDIHAEYLAAGADIVETCTFNATSLSQADYKLEHLAYELNVAGARLAREVCDEFSASTPAKPRFVAGVVGPTSRTASISPDVNDPGYRNVSFEQLVEAYTDAIRGLTDGGADILLVETVFDTLNAKAALFAIEQFFDTVGRRWPVMISGTITDASGRTLSGQTAEAFWNSLRHIRPLSFGLNCALGAKELRQYVEELARVCDCHVSAHPNAGLPNAFGGYDETPDMLADEIADWARHGFVNIVGGCCGTSPDHIAAIARKVAGLAPRPTPVIEKKLRLSGLEPFNVGTDSLFVNVGERTNVTGSRAFARMILEGRFDDALAVARQQVENGAQVIDINMDEAMLDSRAAMERFLKLIASEPDISRVPVMIDSSKWEVIEAGLRCIQGKGIVNSISMKEGEASFIEHARLALRYGAAVVVMAFDEKGQADTYARKIEICQRAYTLLTSIGFPAEDIIFDPNIFAIATGIEEHNNYAVDFIEACRWIRANLPHAQISGGVSNVSFSFRGNDAVREAIHTVFLYHAVRAGLSMGIVNAGMLGVYDDLDPELRARVEAVVLNSAPDAGEKLVEFAQTVKEGKAKESGVDLAWRNQPVEKRLEHALVKGITDFVVADTEECRAALAAQGRPPLGVIEGPLMAGMNVVGDLFGAGKMFLPQVVKSARVMKQAVAHLVPFIEEEKRRSGAASKGRIVLATVKGDVHDIGKNIVGVVLGCNGYEVIDIGVMVPCDKILNAAREHGAQAIGLSGLITPSLEEMAHVAAEMQRQGFEVPLLIGGATTSRAHTAIKIAPSYDGTVIYVPDASRAVGVVTRLLSEEQSADYRREIADDYARVREQHGAKKGATLVALADARANRFAWNEDARYRPIAPAEPGRHVLRNIDLATLARHIDWGPFFQTWDLAGAFPRILDDAVVGEAARAVYADGQEMLRQIIAERWLTANAVFGLYPANAEGDAIEIYTDAARTQTALVWHTLRQQHERPAGKPHYALADFVANKGTPDWIGAFAVTAGLGIEKKLEEFAAAHDDYRAIMLKALADRLAEACAEWLHKEVRTRYWGYASAESLDNDALIREEYVGIRPAPGYPASPDHRTKGPLFDLLDAPANADMGLTESFAMTPAASVSGFYFAHPQARYFAVPKIGRDQLEDWAQRNGIALGEAERWLAPIR